The Prunus persica cultivar Lovell chromosome G7, Prunus_persica_NCBIv2, whole genome shotgun sequence genome has a segment encoding these proteins:
- the LOC18770081 gene encoding myb family transcription factor PHL5 isoform X1, with protein sequence MNAQKIDCQERIIQQSHGLISDFNFELGSQSSQIFDLQQQAWNMGIWVQQPTEDQPNMSQLQSHGLPRSPSSIMSRFESPASAFYATERCMGFSQYHSQVGNLQFPSGQTYNESYSSMDSSEQADPNLDIRNTLQSIVKSQPSSYHQYQKSSEKPNQIPLPSNNLFEHQQNKLQGESTASVRRPSLSLPPKENQDQAGGCNSFSTSPVTQLSFFPQQGKQSPRISSGNVSTTYGDSPSTSPVLSSKTRIRWNQDLHEKFVECVNRLGGADKATPKAILKMMCLDGLTIFHVKSHLQKYRIAKYLPDTAEGKSEKRTTLNVEPQLDMKTLLQPNNVNFSGSGLQIKEALQLQLDVQRRLHEQLEIQRNLQLRIEEQGKQLKKMFDLQQKTSNDLFKTQNLDITCHEDAPSDSLNAIQVSSPEDSGNSNFPSKIS encoded by the exons atGAATGCGCAGAAGATTGATTGCCAAGAAAGAATTATTCAACAGAGCCATGGACTAATCagtgatttcaattttgaactTGGTAGCCAGTCTTCTCAAATTTTTGATCTCCAACAACAGGCTTGGAACATGGGAATTTGGGTTCAGCAGCCAACCGAGGATCAGCCAAACATGTCACAGCTTCAAAGTCATGGGCTTCCTAGGTCACCCTCCAGCATTATGAGCCGCTTCGAATCGCCGGCTTCTGCTTTTTATGCCACCGAGCGCTGTATGGGATTTTCACAGTATCACTCTCAGGTTGGTAATTTACAGTTCCCTTCAGGCCAAACTTACAATGAAAGCTACAGCTCCATGGATTCATCAGAGCAAGCTGATCCAAATTTAGACATCAGAAACACCCTGCAGTCAATTGTGAAATCTCAACCCAGCAGCTATCATCAATACCAGAAATCCTCAGAGAAGCCTAATCAAATCCCTTTGCCAAGCAATAACCTCTTTGAACATCAACAAAATAAGTTGCAGGGAGAGAGTACTGCCTCAGTTAGGAGACCCTCCTTGTCACTTCCTCCTAAAGAAAATCAGGATCAAGCA GGTGGTTGTAATTCATTCAGCACTTCTCCGGTTACACAGCTGAGCTTCTTTCCTCAGCAAGGAAAGCAATCTCCAAGAATTTCCTCTGGAAATGTTTCCACTACCTATGGTGATTCTCCTTCAACTAGCCCCGTGCTCTCGAGTAAAACACGAATTCGATGGAATCAAGATCTTCACGAGAAGTTCGTTGAATGTGTAAATCGCCTTGGGGGCGCTGACA AAGCAACACCTAAGGCAATACTGAAGATGATGTGCTTGGATGGATTAACCATCTTTCATGTTAAAAGTCATCTGCAG AAATATCGAATCGCAAAATATCTGCCAGACACTGCTGAAG GAAAATCTGAGAAAAGAACAACTTTGAATGTCGAACCCCAGCTTGATATGAAAAC CCTCTTACAACCCAATAATGTCAACTTTTCTGGCAGTGGCTTGCAAATCAAAGAGGCGCTGCAACTGCAACTAGATGTCCAGAGGCGTCTTCATGAACAGTTAGAG ATTCAGCGAAATTTACAGCTGCGAATTGAAGAACAAGGGAAGCAGCTCAAGAAGATGTTTGATCTGcaacaaaaaacaagtaaTGACCTGTTTAAGACTCAGAACTTGGACATCACATGCCATGAAGATGCCCCGTCAGATAGTCTAAATGCCATTCAGGTCTCAAGCCCTGAAGATTCTGGGAATAGCAATTTCCCATCCAAGATAAGTTAG
- the LOC18770081 gene encoding myb family transcription factor PHL5 isoform X2: MNAQKIDCQERIIQQSHGLISDFNFELGSQSSQIFDLQQQAWNMGIWVQQPTEDQPNMSQLQSHGLPRSPSSIMSRFESPASAFYATERCMGFSQYHSQVGNLQFPSGQTYNESYSSMDSSEQADPNLDIRNTLQSIVKSQPSSYHQYQKSSEKPNQIPLPSNNLFEHQQNKLQGESTASVRRPSLSLPPKENQDQAGGCNSFSTSPVTQLSFFPQQGKQSPRISSGNVSTTYGDSPSTSPVLSSKTRIRWNQDLHEKFVECVNRLGGADKATPKAILKMMCLDGLTIFHVKSHLQKYRIAKYLPDTAEGKSEKRTTLNVEPQLDMKTGLQIKEALQLQLDVQRRLHEQLEIQRNLQLRIEEQGKQLKKMFDLQQKTSNDLFKTQNLDITCHEDAPSDSLNAIQVSSPEDSGNSNFPSKIS; encoded by the exons atGAATGCGCAGAAGATTGATTGCCAAGAAAGAATTATTCAACAGAGCCATGGACTAATCagtgatttcaattttgaactTGGTAGCCAGTCTTCTCAAATTTTTGATCTCCAACAACAGGCTTGGAACATGGGAATTTGGGTTCAGCAGCCAACCGAGGATCAGCCAAACATGTCACAGCTTCAAAGTCATGGGCTTCCTAGGTCACCCTCCAGCATTATGAGCCGCTTCGAATCGCCGGCTTCTGCTTTTTATGCCACCGAGCGCTGTATGGGATTTTCACAGTATCACTCTCAGGTTGGTAATTTACAGTTCCCTTCAGGCCAAACTTACAATGAAAGCTACAGCTCCATGGATTCATCAGAGCAAGCTGATCCAAATTTAGACATCAGAAACACCCTGCAGTCAATTGTGAAATCTCAACCCAGCAGCTATCATCAATACCAGAAATCCTCAGAGAAGCCTAATCAAATCCCTTTGCCAAGCAATAACCTCTTTGAACATCAACAAAATAAGTTGCAGGGAGAGAGTACTGCCTCAGTTAGGAGACCCTCCTTGTCACTTCCTCCTAAAGAAAATCAGGATCAAGCA GGTGGTTGTAATTCATTCAGCACTTCTCCGGTTACACAGCTGAGCTTCTTTCCTCAGCAAGGAAAGCAATCTCCAAGAATTTCCTCTGGAAATGTTTCCACTACCTATGGTGATTCTCCTTCAACTAGCCCCGTGCTCTCGAGTAAAACACGAATTCGATGGAATCAAGATCTTCACGAGAAGTTCGTTGAATGTGTAAATCGCCTTGGGGGCGCTGACA AAGCAACACCTAAGGCAATACTGAAGATGATGTGCTTGGATGGATTAACCATCTTTCATGTTAAAAGTCATCTGCAG AAATATCGAATCGCAAAATATCTGCCAGACACTGCTGAAG GAAAATCTGAGAAAAGAACAACTTTGAATGTCGAACCCCAGCTTGATATGAAAAC TGGCTTGCAAATCAAAGAGGCGCTGCAACTGCAACTAGATGTCCAGAGGCGTCTTCATGAACAGTTAGAG ATTCAGCGAAATTTACAGCTGCGAATTGAAGAACAAGGGAAGCAGCTCAAGAAGATGTTTGATCTGcaacaaaaaacaagtaaTGACCTGTTTAAGACTCAGAACTTGGACATCACATGCCATGAAGATGCCCCGTCAGATAGTCTAAATGCCATTCAGGTCTCAAGCCCTGAAGATTCTGGGAATAGCAATTTCCCATCCAAGATAAGTTAG